In Castanea sativa cultivar Marrone di Chiusa Pesio chromosome 6, ASM4071231v1, a single window of DNA contains:
- the LOC142641167 gene encoding putative WRKY transcription factor 31, producing MAKGGGLSIDLDPIGFFLHQPIVLNSFPEDSINNHNNFKRKLTAMDATLENRSPPSTIQFPVNLNCSNLHDSPPPSDDKRTIIDEMDFFAEKDHDNKAAPSTDHADKKDDLDRPTTLEFNVNTGLNLLTTNTSSDQSMVDDGISPNVEDKRAKSELVVNKAELERMKVENQRLKEMLNQVTTNYNALQMHLMTVMPAPKAENTEENGRVDEKVVEGKNNGGLIVPRQFMDLGLAANGDTDENSVSSSEGRSRERSGSPGNNGELASKKIGMIKDGISEERLVFDQENKKEYGRGDNGREESPAGQTSQGWGPNKVPRFNSPKNVDQTEATMRKARVSVRARSEAPMITDGCQWRKYGQKMAKGNPCPRAYYRCTMAAGCPVRKQVQRCAEDRTILITTYEGNHNHPLPPAAMAMASTTSSAARMLLSGSMSSADGLMNSNFLTRTLLPCSSSMATISASAPFPTVTLDLTQSPNPLQFQRPQNQFQIPFPNPTQNFPNASPSLLPQIFGQALYNQSKFSGLQMSQDMDPAQLQALPMNQGQQNSSLSDTVSAATAAIASDPNFTAALAAAITSIIGGGAHPNNIGNNNTSLTTTSNSNGNITTSNSNSNGNNKINNSSFQGN from the exons ATGGCCAAAGGAGGTGGACTCTCCATTGATTTAGATCCAATTGGCTTCTTTCTCCACCAGCCAATAGTACTCAACTCATTCCCCGAGGACAGCATTAACAACCACAACAATTTCAAGCGTAAACTTACTGCCATGGATGCTACACTCGAGAATAGGTCACCTCCCTCCACTATCCAATTCCCAGTCAACCTTAACTGCTCCAATCTCCATGATTCACCTCCACCGTCCGATGACAAACGAACGATCATCGATGAGATGGACTTCTTCGCCGAGAAAGACCATGACAACAAGGCTGCCCCCTCCACCGATCATGCCGATAAAAAAGACGATTTAGACCGTCCGACTACGTTAGAGTTTAACGTAAAC aCTGGTTTGAATCTTCTTACTACGAACACTAGTAGCGACCAATCTATGGTGGACGATGGCATATCACCGAACGTGGAAGATAAAAGAGCTAAGAGTGAG ctagttgttaataaagctgAGCTTGAGCGAATGAAGGTGGAGAATCAGCGACTAAAAGAGATGCTTAATCAGGTTACTACTAATTACAATGCTCTCCAGATGCATTTGATGACTGTTATGCCGGCCCCAAAAGCTGAAAACACCGAAGAAAATGGTAGGGTAGATGAGAAAGTAGTAGAGGGAAAAAATAATGGAGGACTAATTGTGCCTAGACAGTTCATGGATCTTGGGCTGGCTGCTAATGGTGATACTGATGAGAATTCGGTCTCTTCTTCGGAAGGAAGAAGCCGGGAACGGTCAGGATCGCCCGGTAACAACGGAGAGTTGGCCTCAAAGAAGATCGGAATGATAAAGGATGGAATTAGTGAGGAGCGGCTTGTGTTTGATCAGGAAAACAAGAAGGAATATGGTAGAGGAGATAATGGGAGAGAGGAAAGCCCAGCTGGTCAAACTTCACAAGGATGGGGTCCTAACAAAGTTCCTAGATTCAATTCCCCTAAAAATGTTGATCAAACGGAGGCCACAATGAGGAAAGCACGTGTTTCGGTTCGAGCTCGATCAGAGGCGCCTATG ATCACTGATGGATGCCAATGGCGAAAGTATGGGCAGAAGATGGCTAAGGGAAACCCTTGTCCTCGAGCTTATTATCGATGCACCATGGCTGCTGGTTGCCCAGTTCGAAAACAA GTACAAAGATGTGCGGAAGATCGGACAATCCTGATAACCACATACGAGGGCAATCACAACCATCCTTTGCCCCCAGCTGCAATGGCAATGGCATCCACAACTTCATCAGCAGCACGAATGTTGCTCTCGGGGTCTATGTCTAGTGCTGATGGACTAATGAACTCAAATTTCCTGACCAGGACACTTCTACCATGCTCCTCTAGCATGGCAACAATCTCAGCCTCAGCCCCATTCCCAACTGTTACATTGGACCTAACTCAGTCCCCTAACCCTTTACAATTCCAAAGGCCACAAAACCAATTCCAAATCCCATTCCCAAACCCAACCCAGAATTTTCCCAATGCCTCGCCCTCATTGCTACCTCAAATTTTTGGTCAAGCACTTTATAACCAATCAAAATTCTCTGGCCTTCAGATGTCCCAAGATATGGACCCTGCTCAATTACAAGCATTGCCAATGAACCAAGGGCAGCAGAACTCATCACTTTCTGACACTGTGAGTGCAGCCACTGCTGCCATTGCATCGGACCCAAACTTCACTGCAGCTCTAGCAGCCGCCATCACTTCTATTATTGGTGGTGGTGCTCATCCAAACAACATTGGTAACAATAACACCAGCCTCACTACCACCTCCAACAGCAATGGAAACATAACTACTAGCAACAGCAATAGCAATGGcaacaataaaatcaacaattCAAGTTTCCAAGGCAACTAA